The DNA region CGTATCATGTAGGTGGTACTACGATAGGTGTAAACAATCACACCTTCTGCCCAGCAGAGCAGATTTGGGCAAATCCCCAATAGAAGAATTATTACCGAAAACAGAAAAGTCAAGCGATGCGTTTTCATTAGGAACCTCTCATTTCAAAAATAGCTGCACTAAGAGTCAAGGTTAAGGTGCGTTAGGATTTACGCGAGTTTCTGTTAAATCTTAAGGTCCGCCCACTGCTGGCGAGGTTTTAAACCTCGCCAGCAAAGAGGACTGCGTAAGTTCAGATTTATTAAATTCAAGTCAAATTTGGGTTTTAATCGGATAGCCCTGAAACTGCAGCAGTCTCGCTGTCAAAACGTTCAAAGAGACTCACGAGTCGGCTCATAACAATCAGATTATTGATCTGTTTGCTGATATTGATGACACCGACGCGACCTTTCTTTCGTGCGACAGCGGCACGTGCTCCCATGAGCACACCAAGTCCTGTACTGTCAACCCGCTTGACGTGCTCCAAATTGATGAGGATACGGGGTGTCTCAGAAGTCTCTATCTGCGACGAGATTGCTTCCCATAATTCTGATGTTGAGGGTCCGATTATTTTTCCGTTCGGTTCCAAAATCGTGATCCCATTTTGCTGGCGAATTTTAGTCGTCATGATTTACTCCTTTTTTAAAGTGAAAGTTTCGTTTGATTTACAAGGAACAATTTAGTTGAAATTTAACATCCATTGATTAGAGTGACGTAACTTAGATTTCAAAAGGTTGCATTATTTTCAAAAAGGTGGGAATTAATCTCTGGTTGGTCGAAAAAAGGTGAGAAGAATCTGTGAATCCAGACTTATTTTTTAGAACTGATAGAGAATCGACTGCTGCAGGTCTTTGGGTCCAGGAATTTTTTCAGATCAAATTTATAGGGAAACCGAAGTACAAGACTCCAGTTTCCCTATGTTCTGTATGACAGTTACTCAGCCTATTTCGCTAAATTTTTCTTCACTAACTCGGCAACAGCTGTCTCAAGTGCGTTTCCACGGAGTTGAACCTTGCGAACGATTCCATCTCCATCAATCAGGAAGGTAGCTGGAATCCCTATAACGTTATACATCTTGGCGACAGTGCCGTTATCCAAAAACTGGGGCCAGGTAATATCCTGCTCTTCAATATACGAATCAAGGACTGCCTGTCCCTGATCTAAGCTGATACCGATAATCTCAAATTTCTGGTCTTTGTATTTATCGTAAACCTTTTTGAGATGTGGCATTTCTGCCTTACAAGGAACGCACCATGTTGCCCAGAAATCAAGTAGCACAACCTGTCCGCGGAATTTCTTCAGCGAGAGTTCTTGACCCTTTAGGTCTACCGCTTGGAAACCC from Candidatus Poribacteria bacterium includes:
- a CDS encoding STAS domain-containing protein, with amino-acid sequence MTTKIRQQNGITILEPNGKIIGPSTSELWEAISSQIETSETPRILINLEHVKRVDSTGLGVLMGARAAVARKKGRVGVINISKQINNLIVMSRLVSLFERFDSETAAVSGLSD